AATCACTCTTTTGACCTCTAGCattgtacaatgtggctgaaataacaaataatagttTCAGGCTACAGCttatgacaagtgaaaatgatttcactcgggacataaatttgataactggtaactcatttattatcctctatataaatttttaattaattctgaCCAAATTTGTGTTGTACATTTAAGTTTCCCACTTTAAGTTCAGTTTAAAATGTGGATTATTAGTATgactaaaattaatgttttaattaagcAGAAGTACAGGGTATTACTATTTACAGATTTGATGCATTAGTTCATTGAAGACATCAAAATGCAGCGATCACAGCTGGCCAGACGAGGAAACTGGGAAGAGCAGAAACTGCTGGGTACTGGTGGATTTGGCACAGTCACGCTATGGCAGCACAAGGTTACACTTCAGTATTAAATGTTtatctagtacatgtattactagcGCGAGTACTCTGTTGTTGGAGAGCTAGACAGATATTTTTCCAGTTATGATCACGGAATGGCCAAAGATTCTCACTCTAATACAGTgcaacctctcaaaaccggacactcACTAAACCGGATatctcttaaaactggacattttacttggtcccgagggtgtccggtttagaggggtttcactgtacaaatTTTTTTCTAAGTTTGATGCTAAATACTgctacattgataattttcaagTTCACTGATAACAGATATTTCGCTTATTctccactaatacacacactacaggaagaaatcCGTCGGCACCCTACATATTTAGCTGGAATATTATTCAAAGGGggtgctgtcaggtttcttcctatagtgtgtgtattagttgTGAATAAGTGATTGAGTATTGgaacattacaattttaaaacttttgcaAGAATTAACTTCAAAGATTATGTTAGgttaattaatttgtagtttggtatcacaaataaatgttaacaaatTACAACATATAGTACTTGGAACTATTATAATGCACctataaaattatttctttaatacaatgtatattagcTGTTATTCGTGACACAAGTTAGAAAATTTGGTTGATCATTGGCTGTTACAACTTCAGACCAGGCCATTGAGACAATGGGAAATGCCTCAAGATAAAGATGTCAGATTAAGAATACATAAAacgagaaagaaaaaacaatgttttcttAAGAATTTCCCCTTGAAATTTGGCAAGACATGGTAGACAGTACtcttggggcattttcaccatttttagggcatgtttttttctttaatgttttcccttgaaatttggcaaggcatagTGAACTTAACACTTTTGGGACATTTTTAaggctttttttttcattaaatgtaattaatatgctTGCTTTAAATCATTAAATGAATAGCAAAATACATaacaggcatattttattaattaatagtattttttctgagtgttttattaaaacagttttagaattaattattgaaaacagcttatttaatctcagggcagcatggtacTGATTAAAGCAAGATGGTGCTaaactattgaggcatggtgccgcaccatgctaaaacaagctaatAAAACCACTATtcttcacaatttttttttattatactcCTTACAGGAAACAGGGGAACAGCTGGCTTTAAAGATATGTCGTGTTCAGAACGAGATGACCGAGAAGCATCGTCACCGGTGGAAGCTAGAGATCGACATCATGAAGAGACTTCAGCACGACAATGTGATCACAGCCCTG
The Gigantopelta aegis isolate Gae_Host unplaced genomic scaffold, Gae_host_genome ctg1361_pilon_pilon:::debris, whole genome shotgun sequence genome window above contains:
- the LOC121391058 gene encoding inhibitor of nuclear factor kappa-B kinase subunit alpha-like, which translates into the protein MQRSQLARRGNWEEQKLLGTGGFGTVTLWQHKETGEQLALKICRVQNEMTEKHRHRWKLEIDIMKRLQHDNVITALNVPPELDVPRDTMPILAMEYCSGGDLRR